Proteins encoded within one genomic window of Carassius carassius chromosome 22, fCarCar2.1, whole genome shotgun sequence:
- the LOC132098453 gene encoding zona pellucida sperm-binding protein 4-like, translating into MAGSWCLVQISLVCAFCHAVPQWSKSLQDVQALMMQQTDQQFQLQKPVQQLTNQQFPLRKPVQQLTKLQFPLQKPVQQLTNQQFPLQKPVQQLPTPQFPLQKPVQQLATPQFPLQKPVQQLPTPQFPLQKPVQQLTKPQFPLQKPVQQLTNQQFPLQKPVQQLPTPQFPLQKPVQQITKPQFPIQKPVKQQFQKPVVQAEPLDKCAVADSEQIQCGLPGISGAECEAINCCFNGQQCFYGRAVTVQCIRDGQFVVVVSRDVTLPRLSLDTVHLLGGNDPPCAPVGSTPSFAIYQFPVTACGTSVMEDSGYVVYENRMTSSYEVGIGPYGSITRDSHFEFLFQCRYSGTSVEALVVEVNSVPPPPPVAAPGPLRVELRLANGQCVTKGCAEGDEAYTSYYSDADYPITKVLREPVYVEVHIMERTDPNIVLTLGRCWTTSTPSPLSLPQWDLLIDGCPYQDDRYLTTLVPVTGSSGLQFPTHYKRFVVKMFTFVDPASLAALKETIFIHCSTEVCHPSSGSCEQSCTRKRRDTCIKAVSGEQTVVSSGEVTLVM; encoded by the exons atggctggaagttggtgtttggttcagatttcgttggtctgtgcgttctgtcatgctgttccacagtggagtaaGTCGCTTCAGGATGTTCAAGCTCTGATGATGcagcaaactgaccagcagtttcagctccagaagccagttcaacagctaactaaccaacaGTTTCCGCTtcggaagccagttcaacagctaactaagctgcagtttccgcttcagaagcctgttcaacagctaactaaccagcagtttccacttcagaaaccagttcaacagctacctacaccgcagtttccacttcagaagccagttcaacagctagctacaccgcagtttccacttcagaagccagttcaacagctacctaccccgcaatttccacttcagaagcctgttcaacagttaactaagccgcagtttccgcttcagaagcctgttcaacagctaactaaccagcagtttccgcttcagaagccagttcaacagctacctaccccgcaatttccacttcagaagccagttcaacagataactaagccgcagtttccgattcagaagccagttaaacagcagtttcagaagccagtagtgcaggcagagccccttgataaatgtgctgtagctgattctgagcagatccaatgtggtctacctgggatcagtggtgctgagtgtgaagctatcaactgctgctttaacggacagcagtgtttctatggaAGGGCGG tgactgtccagtgtattagagatggtcagtttgtggtagtggtgtctagagacgttactctgcctcgactgagtctggatacggttcatctactgggtggaaatgacccaccttgtgctcctgtggggtctacaccttcctttgctatataccagttccctgtgaccgcatgtggcacgagcgtGATG gaggacagcggatatgtggtgtatgaaaaccgaatgacctcctcgtatgaagtggggattggaccatatggttccatcacaagggacagtcattttga gtttctcttccagtgtagatattcgggaacttccgtggaagctctggttgtggaggtcaactctgttcctccacctccaccagtagctgctcctggacctctcagggtggagctcagactggccaatggccaatgtgtcaccaaaggctgtgctgaag gggatgaggcctacacgtcctattacagtgacgctgattatcccatcacaaaagtcctgcgagagcctgtgtatgttgaggtgcacattatggagaggaccgaccccaacattgtcctgacgctgggacgttgttggacgacttcaacccccagtccactcagtctcccccagtgggaccttctgatcgacgg atgcccttaccaggacgaccgctatctgaccacactggttccagtgactggatcgtctggtcttcagttcccaacccactacaagcgctttgttgtgaagatgttcacatttgtagatccagcctcactggctgctctgaaggaaacc atcttcatccactgcagtacagaggtgtgccatccatcatctggctcttgtgagcaaagctgcactaggaaac gaagagacacttgtatcaaggctgtctctggggagcagactgtggtttctagtggagaagttactctggtcatgtaa
- the LOC132098454 gene encoding zona pellucida sperm-binding protein 4-like → MAGSWCLVQISLVCAFCHAVPQWSKSLQDVQALMMQQTDQQFQLQKPVQQLTNQQFPLRKPVQQLTKPQFPLQKPVQQLTNQQFPLQKPVQQLPTPQFPLQKPVQQLPTPQFPLQKPVQQLPTPQFPLQKPVQQLPTPQFPLQKPVQQLTKPQFPLQKPVQQLTNQQFPLQKPVQQLPTPQFPLQKPVQQITKPQFPIQKPVKQQFQKPVVQAEPLDKCAVADSEQIQCGLPGISGAECEAINCCFNGQQCFYGRAVTVQCIRDGQFVVVVSRDVTLPRLSLDTVHLLGGNDPPCAPVGSTPSFAIYQFPVTACGTSVMEDSGYVVYENRMTSSYEVGIGPYGSITRDSHFEFLFQCRYSGTSVEALVVEVNSVPPPPPVAAPGPLRVELRLANGQCVTKGCAEGDEAYTSYYSDADYPITKVLREPVYVEVHIMERTDPNIVLTLGRCWTTSTPSPLSLPQWDLLIDGCPYQDDRYLTTLVPVTGSSGLQFPTHYKRFVVKMFTFVDPASLAALKETIFIHCSTEVCHPSSGSCEQSCTRKRRDTRIKAVSGEQTVVSSGEVTLVM, encoded by the exons atggctggaagttggtgtttggttcagatttcgttggtctgtgcgttctgtcatgctgttccacagtggagtaaGTCGCTTCAGGATGTTCAAGCTCTGATGATGcagcaaactgaccagcagtttcagctccagaagccagttcaacagctaactaaccaacaGTTTCCGCTtcggaagccagttcaacagctaactaagccgcagtttccgcttcagaagcctgttcaacagctaactaaccagcagtttccacttcagaaaccagttcaacagctacctacaccgcagtttccacttcagaagccagttcaacagctacctacaccgcagtttccacttcagaagccagttcaacagctacctacaccgcagtttccacttcagaagccagttcaacagctacctaccccgcaatttccacttcagaagcctgttcaacagttaactaagccgcagtttccgcttcagaagcctgttcaacagctaactaaccagcaatttccgcttcagaagccagttcaacagctacctaccccgcaatttccacttcagaagccagttcaacagataactaagccgcagtttccgattcagaagccagttaaacagcagtttcagaagccagtagtgcaggcagagccccttgataaatgtgctgtagctgattctgagcagatccaatgtggtctacctgggatcagtggtgctgagtgtgaagctatcaactgctgctttaacggacagcagtgtttctatggaAGGGCGG tgactgtccagtgtattagagatggtcagtttgtggtagtggtgtctagagacgttactctgcctcgactgagtctggatacggttcatctactgggtggaaatgacccaccttgtgctcctgtggggtctacaccttcctttgctatataccagttccctgtgaccgcatgtggcacgagcgtGATG gaggacagcggatatgtggtgtatgaaaaccgaatgacctcctcgtatgaagtggggattggaccatatggttccatcacaagggacagtcattttga gtttctcttccagtgtagatattcgggaacttccgtggaagctctggttgtggaggtcaactctgttcctccacctccaccagtagctgctcctggacctctcagggtggagctcagactggccaatggccaatgtgtcaccaaaggctgtgctgaag gggatgaggcctacacgtcctattacagtgacgctgattatcccatcacaaaagtcctgcgagagcctgtgtatgttgaggtgcacattatggagaggaccgaccccaacattgtcctgacgctgggacgttgttggacgacttcaacccccagtccactcagtctcccccagtgggaccttctgatcgacgg atgcccttaccaggacgaccgctatctgaccacactggttccagtgactggatcgtctggtcttcagttcccaacccactacaagcgctttgttgtgaagatgttcacatttgtagatccagcctcactggctgctctgaaggaaacc atcttcatccactgcagtacagaggtgtgccatccatcatctggctcttgtgagcaaagctgcactaggaaac gaagagacactcgtatcaaggctgtctctggggagcagactgtggtttctagtggagaagttactctggtcatgtaa
- the LOC132098455 gene encoding zona pellucida sperm-binding protein 4-like codes for MAGSWCLVQISLVCAFCHAVPQWSKSLQDVQALMMQQTDQQFQLQKPVQQLTNQQFPLRKPVQQLTKPQFPLQKPVQQLTNQQFPLQKPVQQLPTPQFPLQKPVQQLPTPQFPLQKPVQQLPTPQFPLQKPVQQLTKPQFPLQKPVQQLTNQQFPLQKPVQQLPTPQFPLQKPVQQITKPQFPIQKPVKQQFQKPVVQAEPLDKCAVADSEQIQCGLPGISGAECEAINCCFNGQQCFYGRAVTVQCIRDGQFVVVVSRDVTLPRLSLDTVHLLGGNDPPCAPVGSTPSFAIYQFPVTACGTSVMEDSGYVVYENRMTSSYEVGIGPYGSITRDSHFEFLFQCRYSGTSVEALVVEVNSVPPPPPVAAPGPLRVELRLANGQCVTKGCAEGDEAYTSYYSDADYPITKVLREPVYVEVHIMERTDPNIVLTLGRCWTTSTPSPLSLPQWDLLIDGCPYQDDRYLTTLVPVTGSSGLQFPTHYKRFVVKMFTFVDPASLAALKETIFIHCSTEVCHPSSGSCEQSCTRKRRDTRIKAVSGEQTVVSSGEVTLVM; via the exons atggctggaagttggtgtttggttcagatttcgttggtctgtgcgttctgtcatgctgttccacagtggagtaaGTCGCTTCAGGATGTTCAAGCTCTGATGATGcagcaaactgaccagcagtttcagctccagaagccagttcaacagctaactaaccaacaGTTTCCGCTtcggaagccagttcaacagctaactaagccgcagtttccgcttcagaagcctgttcaacagctaactaaccagcagtttccacttcagaaaccagttcaacagctacctacaccgcagtttccacttcagaagccagttcaacagctacctacaccgcagtttccacttcagaagccagttcaacagctacctaccccgcaatttccacttcagaagcctgttcaacagttaactaagccgcagtttccgcttcagaagcctgttcaacagctaactaaccagcaatttccgcttcagaagccagttcaacagctacctaccccgcaatttccacttcagaagccagttcaacagataactaagccgcagtttccgattcagaagccagttaaacagcagtttcagaagccagtagtgcaggcagagccccttgataaatgtgctgtagctgattctgagcagatccaatgtggtctacctgggatcagtggtgctgagtgtgaagctatcaactgctgctttaacggacagcagtgtttctatggaAGGGCGG tgactgtccagtgtattagagatggtcagtttgtggtagtggtgtctagagacgttactctgcctcgactgagtctggatacggttcatctactgggtggaaatgacccaccttgtgctcctgtggggtctacaccttcctttgctatataccagttccctgtgaccgcatgtggcacgagcgtGATG gaggacagcggatatgtggtgtatgaaaaccgaatgacctcctcgtatgaagtggggattggaccatatggttccatcacaagggacagtcattttga gtttctcttccagtgtagatattcgggaacttccgtggaagctctggttgtggaggtcaactctgttcctccacctccaccagtagctgctcctggacctctcagggtggagctcagactggccaatggccaatgtgtcaccaaaggctgtgctgaag gggatgaggcctacacgtcctattacagtgacgctgattatcccatcacaaaagtcctgcgagagcctgtgtatgttgaggtgcacattatggagaggaccgaccccaacattgtcctgacgctgggacgttgttggacgacttcaacccccagtccactcagtctcccccagtgggaccttctgatcgacgg atgcccttaccaggacgaccgctatctgaccacactggttccagtgactggatcgtctggtcttcagttcccaacccactacaagcgctttgttgtgaagatgttcacatttgtagatccagcctcactggctgctctgaaggaaacc atcttcatccactgcagtacagaggtgtgccatccatcatctggctcttgtgagcaaagctgcactaggaaac gaagagacactcgtatcaaggctgtctctggggagcagactgtggtttctagtggagaagttactctggtcatgtaa